In Streptomyces sclerotialus, one genomic interval encodes:
- a CDS encoding LacI family DNA-binding transcriptional regulator: MTTNRSRPAGRPATIPDVAREAGVSRSTASRALADYGSVSPEARERVRAAAEKLGYRPNLLARSMITGRTHTLGAIVADIQNPFFAGVTRGITDAARAAGYQVLLANTDEDVAAERAAVKMLRDKHVDGLIVAPAATTETGHLAAAHTAGCPVVLLDRQAPGLPADSVTVDNHGAAQDAVRRLLAAGHRRIALVSLLGSAPADDSADAPAAPADPVSTGLERIEGYRAALREAGLTDTDTYLRTGTFHREDPADLTAGLLSLPEPPTAVFATDSMIALGVLSAARDHGLRVPDDLSVVTFDDTDWARAVRPRVSVVAQPVQELGARAVQSLIARIEGTTRAPEHTVLDTEFIDRESIAPPPGT, from the coding sequence ATGACGACGAACCGAAGCAGGCCGGCAGGCCGCCCCGCGACCATCCCCGACGTCGCACGCGAGGCGGGCGTCTCCCGCTCCACCGCGTCCCGCGCACTCGCCGACTACGGCTCGGTCAGCCCCGAGGCCCGCGAACGCGTACGGGCCGCCGCCGAGAAGCTCGGGTACCGCCCCAACCTGCTGGCCCGGTCCATGATCACCGGGCGGACGCACACCCTCGGCGCGATCGTCGCGGACATCCAGAACCCGTTCTTCGCCGGCGTCACCCGCGGCATCACCGACGCGGCCCGCGCCGCCGGCTACCAGGTCCTGCTCGCCAACACCGACGAGGACGTCGCCGCCGAGCGCGCCGCCGTGAAGATGCTGCGCGACAAGCACGTCGACGGCCTGATCGTCGCGCCCGCCGCCACCACCGAGACCGGCCACCTGGCGGCCGCGCACACCGCGGGCTGCCCCGTCGTCCTCCTCGACCGGCAGGCGCCCGGGCTGCCCGCCGACTCCGTCACCGTCGACAACCACGGTGCGGCGCAGGACGCGGTACGCCGTCTGCTCGCCGCGGGCCACCGCCGGATCGCCCTGGTGAGCCTGCTCGGCAGCGCCCCCGCCGACGACTCGGCCGACGCCCCGGCAGCCCCCGCCGATCCGGTCTCCACCGGCCTGGAACGCATCGAGGGCTACCGCGCCGCGCTGCGCGAGGCGGGCCTCACCGACACGGACACCTACCTGCGCACCGGCACCTTCCACCGCGAGGACCCGGCCGACCTCACCGCCGGCCTGCTGTCCCTCCCCGAGCCGCCCACCGCGGTCTTCGCCACCGACAGCATGATCGCCCTCGGCGTCCTCTCCGCGGCCCGCGACCACGGCCTCCGCGTCCCCGACGACCTCTCCGTCGTCACCTTCGACGACACCGACTGGGCCCGCGCCGTACGCCCCCGCGTCAGCGTGGTCGCCCAGCCCGTACAGGAACTCGGCGCCCGCGCCGTCCAGTCCCTGATCGCCCGCATCGAGGGCACCACCCGGGCGCCCGAACACACCGTCCTCGACACCGAGTTCATCGACCGTGAGTCGATCGCACCGCCACCGGGGACGTGA
- a CDS encoding carbohydrate ABC transporter permease has protein sequence MTLTLGRPARTAPAPARPGTRRPARFGPVAARVLAYGALAALAVAVIYPLCWMALAGLKSNGEIFSDPWGLPADPRWSTYADAWHQGVLGYLLNSVLVTSASVLAVVLVSAWAAYGLTRLDIPCSQPALLLVLGAMMLSPTVALVPLSQLLQALGIYDTYWALIVLYTAFKVPFTTFLIRAYLLGQPVEVEEAAFIDGASRWQTFWRVVVPMARPILASAAVLQALFAWNEYAFALVFITDDRLKTLPVGLADMAGRLNSNWPVLFAGLTIAALPMIVIFLIGQRHFVRGLAAGMGK, from the coding sequence ATGACCCTCACCCTCGGCAGGCCGGCCCGTACGGCACCGGCCCCCGCCCGGCCCGGTACGCGGCGCCCCGCCCGCTTCGGACCGGTCGCGGCGCGCGTGCTGGCCTACGGCGCGCTGGCCGCGCTCGCCGTCGCGGTGATCTATCCGCTGTGCTGGATGGCGCTGGCGGGCCTGAAGAGCAACGGCGAGATCTTCTCCGATCCCTGGGGGCTGCCCGCCGACCCGCGCTGGTCGACGTACGCCGACGCCTGGCACCAGGGCGTGCTCGGGTACCTGCTCAACAGCGTGCTGGTGACCTCGGCGAGCGTGCTGGCCGTCGTCCTCGTCAGCGCCTGGGCGGCCTACGGTCTCACCCGGCTGGACATCCCCTGCTCGCAGCCGGCGCTGCTGCTGGTGCTCGGCGCGATGATGCTCTCGCCGACCGTGGCCCTGGTCCCGCTGTCGCAGCTGCTCCAGGCGCTGGGCATCTACGACACCTACTGGGCGCTGATCGTCCTCTACACCGCCTTCAAGGTGCCCTTCACCACCTTCCTGATCCGCGCCTACCTGCTGGGGCAGCCGGTGGAGGTGGAGGAGGCGGCGTTCATCGACGGGGCGAGCCGGTGGCAGACGTTCTGGCGGGTGGTCGTCCCGATGGCCCGTCCGATCCTCGCCTCGGCCGCCGTCCTCCAGGCGCTGTTCGCCTGGAACGAGTACGCCTTCGCGCTGGTCTTCATCACCGACGACCGGCTCAAGACGCTGCCCGTCGGCCTCGCCGACATGGCGGGCCGGCTCAACTCGAACTGGCCGGTCCTCTTCGCGGGCCTGACCATCGCCGCGCTCCCGATGATCGTGATCTTCCTGATCGGGCAGCGGCACTTCGTCCGCGGACTGGCGGCCGGCATGGGCAAGTGA
- the gatA gene encoding Asp-tRNA(Asn)/Glu-tRNA(Gln) amidotransferase subunit GatA, whose product MTENAAHELIRLTAAETAARIAAGEVTAVQVTEAHLARIEAVDEKVHAFLHVDREGALAQARAVDAKRERGEKLGPLAGVPLALKDIFTTEGVPTTVGSKILEGWLPPYDATLTKKLKAADVVILGKTNMDEFAMGSSTENSAYGPTGNPWDLTRIPGGSGGGSSAALASYEAPLAIGTDTGGSIRQPAAVTGTVGVKPTYGGVSRYGMVAFSSSLDQGGPCARTVLDAALLHEAIAGHDPLDSTSIDAPVPPVVEAARNGSVQGMRVGVVKQFRGEGYQAGVLQRFDEAVALMKELGAEIVELDCPSFDLALSAYYLIAPSECSSNLARFDAMRYGLRVGDDGTRSAEDVTALTREAGFGPEVKRRIMLGTYALSSGYYDAYYGSAQKVRTLITREFEQAFEQVDVIVSPTTPTTAFPIGERADDPMAMYLADLCTIPTNLAGNAAMSLPCGLAPEDGLPVGLQIIAPAMKDDRLYKAGAAVEAAFVEKWGHPLLEEAPSL is encoded by the coding sequence ATGACCGAGAACGCAGCACACGAGCTGATCAGGCTGACCGCGGCCGAGACCGCGGCGAGGATCGCGGCCGGTGAGGTCACCGCCGTCCAGGTCACCGAGGCCCACCTGGCCCGGATCGAGGCCGTGGACGAGAAGGTGCACGCCTTCCTGCACGTCGACCGGGAGGGCGCGCTCGCCCAGGCCCGCGCCGTGGACGCCAAGCGTGAGCGCGGCGAGAAGCTCGGCCCGCTGGCCGGCGTGCCGCTCGCCCTGAAGGACATCTTCACGACGGAGGGTGTGCCCACCACCGTCGGCTCGAAGATCCTGGAGGGCTGGCTCCCGCCGTACGACGCGACGCTGACCAAGAAGCTCAAGGCCGCCGACGTCGTCATCCTCGGCAAGACCAACATGGACGAGTTCGCCATGGGGTCGTCGACGGAGAACAGCGCGTACGGGCCGACCGGCAACCCGTGGGACCTGACCCGTATCCCGGGCGGCTCCGGCGGCGGTTCCTCCGCCGCGCTCGCTTCGTACGAGGCGCCGCTGGCGATCGGTACGGACACCGGCGGTTCGATCCGCCAGCCCGCCGCCGTGACCGGCACGGTCGGCGTGAAGCCCACCTACGGCGGCGTCTCGCGGTACGGCATGGTGGCGTTCTCCTCCTCCCTGGACCAGGGCGGGCCGTGCGCCCGTACGGTCCTGGACGCGGCGCTGCTGCACGAGGCGATCGCCGGCCACGACCCGCTGGACTCCACCTCCATCGACGCGCCGGTCCCGCCGGTCGTCGAGGCCGCCCGCAACGGCTCGGTGCAGGGCATGCGCGTCGGCGTGGTGAAGCAGTTCCGCGGCGAGGGCTACCAGGCCGGTGTCCTCCAGCGGTTCGACGAGGCCGTCGCGCTGATGAAGGAGCTGGGCGCCGAGATCGTCGAGCTGGACTGCCCGTCCTTCGACCTGGCGCTGTCGGCGTACTACCTCATCGCGCCGTCCGAGTGCTCCTCCAACCTGGCCCGCTTCGACGCCATGCGCTACGGCCTGCGGGTCGGCGACGACGGCACGCGGTCGGCCGAGGACGTCACGGCCCTGACCCGTGAGGCCGGCTTCGGCCCCGAGGTCAAGCGCCGGATCATGCTCGGTACGTACGCGCTCAGCTCCGGCTACTACGACGCGTACTACGGCTCGGCACAGAAGGTGCGGACGCTGATCACCCGCGAGTTCGAGCAGGCCTTCGAGCAGGTCGACGTGATCGTCTCGCCGACCACGCCCACCACCGCCTTCCCGATCGGCGAGCGCGCCGACGACCCGATGGCGATGTACCTCGCCGACCTGTGCACCATCCCCACCAACCTGGCGGGCAACGCGGCCATGTCGCTGCCCTGCGGCCTCGCCCCCGAGGACGGGCTCCCGGTGGGTCTGCAGATCATCGCCCCCGCCATGAAGGACGACCGGCTCTACAAGGCCGGTGCCGCCGTCGAGGCCGCCTTCGTGGAAAAGTGGGGCCACCCGCTGCTTGAGGAGGCACCGTCGCTGTGA
- the gatB gene encoding Asp-tRNA(Asn)/Glu-tRNA(Gln) amidotransferase subunit GatB has translation MTVTDLVSYEDALATYEPVMGLEVHVELGTKTKMFCGCSTALGADANTQTCPTCLGLPGSLPVVNATGVESAVKIGLALNCSIAEWCRFARKNYFYPDMPKNFQTSQYDEPIAFDGYLDVQLEDGEVFRVEIERAHMEEDTGKSTHVGGATGRIHGASHSLLDYNRAGIPLIEIVTKPITGAGERAPEVAKAYVAELRELIKALGVSEARMEMGQMRCDVNLSLMPKGSEKFGTRSETKNVNSLRSVERAARFEIQRHAAVLSSGGTIVQETRHFHEEDGSTTSGRVKEEAEDYRYFPEPDLVPVAPSREWVEELRAGLPELPRVRRNRLREEWGISEHDMQSILNAGAVDLIVATTEAGADAAAARKWWMGELARRANEDGVELAALPITPEQVARVAALVAEGSLNDKLARQTIEGVLAGEGTPDEVVEKRGLKVVSDEGALGKAVDEAIESNAAIADKIRGGKVAAAGALVGAVMKATRGQADAARVRELILEKLGVEG, from the coding sequence GTGACTGTCACTGACCTGGTCTCGTACGAGGACGCCCTCGCGACGTACGAGCCCGTCATGGGTCTCGAGGTGCACGTCGAGCTCGGCACCAAGACCAAGATGTTCTGCGGGTGCTCGACGGCGCTGGGCGCCGACGCCAACACCCAGACCTGCCCCACCTGCCTGGGCCTGCCCGGCTCGCTCCCGGTCGTCAACGCGACCGGCGTCGAGTCCGCCGTCAAGATCGGCCTGGCCCTGAACTGCTCGATCGCCGAGTGGTGCCGCTTCGCCCGGAAGAACTACTTCTATCCGGACATGCCGAAGAACTTCCAGACCTCCCAGTACGACGAGCCGATCGCCTTCGACGGCTACCTCGACGTACAGCTGGAGGACGGCGAGGTCTTCCGCGTGGAGATCGAGCGGGCCCACATGGAGGAGGACACCGGCAAGTCGACGCACGTCGGCGGCGCCACCGGCCGTATCCACGGCGCGTCCCACTCCCTGCTGGACTACAACCGCGCGGGCATTCCGCTCATCGAGATCGTCACCAAGCCGATCACCGGTGCCGGCGAGCGTGCCCCCGAGGTCGCCAAGGCGTACGTCGCCGAGCTGCGCGAGCTCATCAAGGCGCTCGGCGTGTCCGAGGCCCGCATGGAGATGGGCCAGATGCGCTGCGACGTGAACCTCTCGCTGATGCCCAAGGGCAGCGAGAAGTTCGGCACCCGCTCGGAGACCAAGAACGTCAACTCCCTGCGCAGCGTCGAGCGCGCCGCCCGGTTCGAGATCCAGCGGCACGCCGCGGTGCTCTCCTCCGGCGGCACGATCGTCCAGGAGACCCGCCACTTCCACGAGGAGGACGGCTCCACGACGTCCGGCCGCGTGAAGGAGGAGGCCGAGGACTACCGGTACTTCCCGGAGCCCGACCTGGTCCCCGTCGCCCCGTCCCGCGAGTGGGTCGAGGAGCTGCGAGCGGGCCTGCCCGAGCTGCCGCGCGTCCGCCGTAACCGGCTGCGCGAGGAGTGGGGCATCTCCGAGCACGACATGCAGTCGATCCTCAACGCCGGTGCGGTCGACCTGATCGTCGCCACCACGGAGGCCGGTGCGGACGCCGCCGCGGCCCGCAAGTGGTGGATGGGCGAGCTGGCCCGCCGTGCCAACGAGGACGGCGTCGAGCTCGCCGCGCTGCCGATCACCCCGGAGCAGGTCGCCCGGGTCGCCGCGCTGGTCGCCGAGGGTTCCCTCAACGACAAGCTGGCCCGCCAGACCATCGAGGGCGTCCTCGCGGGCGAGGGCACCCCGGACGAGGTCGTCGAGAAGCGCGGTCTGAAGGTCGTCTCCGACGAGGGCGCGCTCGGCAAGGCCGTCGACGAGGCGATCGAGTCCAATGCCGCCATCGCCGACAAGATCCGCGGCGGCAAGGTCGCGGCGGCCGGTGCGCTGGTCGGCGCGGTCATGAAGGCCACCCGCGGCCAGGCCGACGCGGCCCGTGTCCGGGAGCTGATCCTGGAGAAGCTGGGCGTCGAGGGCTGA
- a CDS encoding aldehyde dehydrogenase family protein — MTTPPPSPQQLFLAGAYDDGAGSQTFEVISPATGEQVGTVPVPTSADLNRAVHAAHAAQRAWAAVNVWERAAACHRIADHLDERRAELARLQTLEQGKPLAESVADVTEAAQLFRLHAEDAVRLNGETLPSRDSSKRMFTFHRPVGTWGVITPWNFPLLMFAEFAAPGLATGNALVVKPPAHTPLTVLKAMEAVLAAGLPDGLVSVLPGDGAFGDALVRHPGIHAIGFIGSSATGAKIQAAAGLKRSLMECSGNGPLVVLADADVEAAAKAAVDGAYPCAGQVCCATERVVVHTDVHDAFVEAVVRESERIVLGDPLDDKTVLGPLNNEGVAAKMDRHLADAEARGARILTGGRRRAGMPTDLYYEFTVVDGVAEGSLLAREESFGPVVPILTGRDEDDLLRIANDDALGLQGAVFTRSMTSAFRFIEEMEVGQVIVNETNNWWDINMPFGGAGARSTGWGRIGGKWTLLDMTDTRTGVISL; from the coding sequence ATGACCACTCCGCCCCCTTCGCCGCAGCAGCTGTTCCTCGCCGGCGCCTACGACGACGGCGCCGGCTCGCAGACCTTCGAGGTGATCAGCCCGGCCACGGGCGAGCAGGTCGGGACCGTGCCCGTCCCCACCTCGGCCGACCTCAACAGAGCGGTGCACGCCGCGCATGCCGCCCAGCGCGCCTGGGCCGCGGTCAACGTCTGGGAGCGCGCGGCCGCGTGCCACCGCATCGCCGACCACCTCGACGAACGGCGCGCCGAACTCGCCCGGCTGCAGACCCTGGAGCAGGGCAAACCGCTGGCCGAGTCGGTGGCGGACGTCACGGAGGCCGCCCAGCTCTTCCGGCTGCACGCCGAGGACGCCGTACGCCTCAACGGCGAGACGCTGCCCTCCCGCGACTCCAGCAAGCGGATGTTCACCTTCCACCGGCCGGTCGGCACCTGGGGCGTCATCACGCCCTGGAACTTCCCGCTCCTGATGTTCGCCGAGTTCGCGGCGCCCGGCCTGGCCACCGGCAACGCCCTGGTCGTCAAGCCGCCGGCGCACACCCCGCTCACCGTGCTGAAGGCGATGGAGGCGGTACTGGCCGCCGGGCTGCCGGACGGCCTGGTCAGCGTCCTGCCCGGCGACGGCGCCTTCGGCGACGCGCTGGTACGCCACCCCGGCATCCACGCCATCGGCTTCATCGGCTCCTCCGCCACCGGCGCGAAGATCCAGGCGGCGGCCGGTCTCAAGCGCTCCCTCATGGAGTGCTCCGGCAACGGGCCGCTGGTCGTGCTCGCCGATGCCGACGTCGAGGCCGCCGCCAAGGCCGCGGTCGACGGCGCCTACCCCTGCGCGGGCCAGGTGTGCTGCGCCACCGAGCGGGTCGTCGTGCACACCGATGTCCACGACGCCTTCGTCGAGGCCGTCGTACGGGAGTCGGAACGGATCGTGCTCGGCGATCCGCTCGACGACAAGACCGTCCTCGGCCCGCTCAACAACGAGGGCGTCGCCGCGAAGATGGACCGCCACCTGGCCGACGCCGAGGCCCGGGGCGCCCGGATCCTCACCGGCGGCCGGCGCCGCGCCGGGATGCCCACCGACCTCTACTACGAGTTCACGGTCGTCGACGGCGTCGCGGAGGGCAGCCTGCTGGCCCGGGAGGAGTCCTTCGGCCCCGTCGTACCGATCCTCACCGGCCGCGACGAGGACGACCTGCTGCGCATCGCCAACGACGACGCGCTCGGCCTCCAGGGCGCGGTCTTCACCCGCAGCATGACCTCGGCCTTCCGCTTCATCGAGGAGATGGAGGTGGGGCAGGTCATCGTGAACGAGACCAACAACTGGTGGGACATCAACATGCCGTTCGGCGGCGCCGGCGCCCGCTCGACCGGCTGGGGCCGCATCGGCGGCAAGTGGACGCTGCTGGACATGACGGACACCCGTACGGGCGTGATCAGCCTCTGA
- a CDS encoding ABC transporter substrate-binding protein, whose amino-acid sequence MRRTSATAAGCLLAVLLTLLSGCGQAPVRATADNFQLSGRPQGHLTVLEKWADPEYAPYFKAAVREYEKRNPGVTIDLQAVGDQPYKDRIAVLAASRELPDIYFAWPGRYAHKFAEGRLAADLTGQLRGTRWGKTFEPDALDAFTFGGRIYGVPLTMDAKVFAYNEKIFAKAGVRRVPRTFPELLTACDRIRKAGYTPLAFGNQYGWPAGHLLTQFNAMEVPADVLARDYDGAEGAFTHPGYTRALKDLARLRERCMPAGGTSISHESAQAQLLYGKAAMQYLETLEFSYLDESGGAPKAFAENWDFFAMPAIPGGEGSPRAVAGGTDGLLVSNTSPNKALAVDFLTFLTGREQARQMVRELGWLSAVKGTADAARLPGLAGAQRTVARHEMSVWLDTRADDKIVNPYLSAADSVLGGNTTPEQAMKAVRRGAENARRFGVRP is encoded by the coding sequence ATGCGCCGTACCTCAGCAACCGCCGCCGGCTGCCTGCTCGCCGTCCTGCTGACGCTGCTCAGCGGCTGCGGCCAGGCCCCCGTCCGGGCCACCGCCGACAACTTCCAGCTCTCCGGACGCCCCCAGGGGCACCTGACGGTCCTGGAGAAGTGGGCGGACCCGGAGTACGCGCCGTACTTCAAGGCGGCGGTGCGGGAGTACGAGAAGCGCAACCCGGGCGTCACCATCGACCTCCAGGCCGTCGGCGACCAGCCCTACAAGGACCGGATCGCGGTGCTCGCCGCCTCCCGCGAGCTGCCCGACATCTATTTCGCCTGGCCGGGCCGGTACGCACACAAATTCGCCGAAGGACGGCTCGCCGCCGACCTCACCGGGCAGCTGCGCGGCACCCGTTGGGGGAAGACCTTCGAGCCCGACGCGCTGGACGCCTTCACCTTCGGCGGGCGGATCTACGGCGTGCCGCTGACCATGGACGCCAAGGTCTTCGCCTACAACGAGAAGATCTTCGCGAAGGCCGGGGTGCGGCGCGTCCCGCGGACCTTCCCCGAGCTGCTCACCGCCTGCGACCGGATCAGGAAGGCCGGGTACACGCCGCTGGCCTTCGGCAACCAGTACGGCTGGCCGGCCGGGCACCTGCTGACCCAGTTCAACGCCATGGAAGTACCGGCCGACGTGCTGGCCAGGGACTACGACGGCGCGGAAGGGGCCTTCACGCACCCCGGCTACACCCGTGCCCTCAAGGACCTGGCACGGCTGCGCGAGCGGTGCATGCCGGCCGGCGGCACCAGCATCAGCCACGAGTCGGCGCAGGCGCAGCTGCTGTACGGGAAGGCCGCCATGCAGTACCTGGAGACGCTGGAGTTCTCGTACCTGGACGAGAGCGGCGGCGCGCCGAAGGCATTCGCGGAGAACTGGGACTTCTTCGCGATGCCCGCGATCCCGGGCGGCGAGGGCTCGCCGCGCGCCGTGGCGGGCGGCACGGACGGCCTGCTCGTCTCCAACACCTCGCCGAACAAGGCGCTCGCCGTGGACTTCCTCACGTTCCTCACCGGCCGCGAACAGGCCCGGCAGATGGTGCGCGAGCTGGGCTGGCTGAGCGCGGTGAAGGGCACGGCGGACGCCGCGCGGCTGCCCGGACTGGCCGGCGCGCAGCGCACCGTGGCGCGCCACGAGATGTCGGTCTGGCTCGACACCCGTGCCGACGACAAGATCGTCAACCCCTACCTGTCGGCCGCCGACTCCGTGCTCGGCGGCAACACCACCCCGGAGCAGGCCATGAAGGCCGTACGCCGGGGCGCCGAGAACGCCCGCCGCTTCGGCGTCCGGCCCTGA
- a CDS encoding PfkB family carbohydrate kinase has product MRICGVGDNVVDRYPQRGLMYPGGNALNVAVHAARLGADAGYLGVTGTDEAGAHIRAVLAAEGVRTDRARTAEGPNAYATVHLDADGNRTFGDCDATVSVFTPDTADLAWLAGFDLLHTGDCSRLEPHLPALAAACPVSFDFSDRPWSYAAPLLPYVHGAVLSRPDAGDDEATALAERVREAGPKLAVVTRGARGALVSYEGTVHHQSVVPVTATDTLGAGDSFIAALLVSLGEGRALADAAAVAAGYAAGVCTRPGAFGHPLALPGSAAPH; this is encoded by the coding sequence ATGCGCATCTGCGGAGTCGGCGACAACGTCGTGGACCGCTATCCCCAGCGCGGCCTGATGTACCCGGGCGGCAACGCGCTCAACGTCGCCGTGCACGCCGCGCGGCTCGGCGCCGACGCCGGGTACCTGGGCGTCACCGGCACCGACGAGGCCGGGGCGCACATCCGGGCGGTGCTCGCCGCCGAAGGCGTCCGCACCGACCGGGCCCGTACGGCGGAGGGACCCAACGCGTACGCCACCGTCCACCTCGACGCGGACGGCAACCGCACCTTCGGCGACTGCGACGCGACCGTCTCGGTCTTCACACCGGACACCGCCGACCTGGCCTGGCTGGCCGGCTTCGACCTGCTGCACACCGGCGACTGCAGCCGCCTGGAGCCGCACCTGCCCGCGCTCGCCGCGGCCTGCCCGGTCAGCTTCGACTTCTCCGACCGGCCCTGGTCCTACGCCGCGCCACTGCTGCCGTACGTGCACGGCGCCGTCCTCTCCCGGCCCGACGCCGGGGACGACGAGGCCACCGCGCTCGCCGAACGGGTACGGGAGGCCGGGCCGAAGCTGGCCGTGGTGACGCGCGGCGCACGCGGGGCGCTGGTGTCGTACGAGGGGACGGTGCACCACCAGAGCGTCGTCCCGGTCACCGCCACCGACACCCTCGGCGCCGGTGACTCCTTCATCGCGGCGCTGCTGGTCTCCCTGGGCGAAGGCCGGGCCCTGGCCGACGCCGCCGCGGTGGCCGCCGGTTACGCCGCCGGGGTCTGCACCCGTCCCGGAGCCTTCGGCCACCCCCTCGCCCTGCCCGGCAGCGCCGCCCCCCACTGA
- a CDS encoding SIS domain-containing protein: protein MTTASLPLQPITEDFKEAVAFALSQNDAARTFVDEVVAGGLRNVFLVGCGGSLTAAYPAHFLLETRASFPVFHMNSDEFNLRRPALLGEGSLVLVSSHTGTTKETVAAAEYARGAGATVAALTRSADSPLAKAAHTAFTYRSEDTVVAPKGVLFGQLVYALLEKTGAEGDYAALRTAYEALPEALHKAQEEGEELAASIATALADENVTYVLSAGPNYGAGYGFTMCYLMEMQWKHGGTYNAGEFFHGAFEVVTEDQPVILFLGEDATRPMAERAKTFLDKYTKKAHYVDSRIFSLPGVPEAVRGDITPIALDVFGTRLARHYESVRGHDLDKRRYMFQVEY, encoded by the coding sequence GTGACGACCGCATCCCTGCCCCTCCAGCCGATCACCGAGGACTTCAAGGAGGCCGTGGCCTTCGCCCTCAGCCAGAACGACGCCGCGCGCACGTTCGTCGACGAGGTCGTCGCGGGCGGGCTGCGCAACGTCTTCCTCGTCGGCTGCGGCGGCTCGCTCACCGCCGCCTACCCGGCGCACTTCCTGCTGGAGACCCGGGCCTCGTTCCCCGTCTTCCACATGAACAGCGACGAGTTCAACCTGCGCCGCCCCGCCCTGCTCGGCGAGGGCTCCCTCGTCCTGGTCTCCTCGCACACCGGCACCACCAAGGAGACCGTCGCCGCCGCCGAGTACGCCCGCGGCGCCGGTGCCACGGTCGCAGCGCTCACCCGCAGCGCCGACAGCCCGCTCGCGAAGGCCGCGCACACCGCGTTCACCTACCGCAGCGAGGACACCGTCGTCGCGCCGAAGGGCGTGCTGTTCGGCCAGCTCGTGTACGCGCTGCTGGAGAAGACCGGCGCCGAGGGCGACTACGCGGCGCTCCGCACGGCGTACGAGGCGCTGCCCGAGGCGCTGCACAAGGCCCAGGAGGAGGGCGAGGAGCTGGCCGCCTCGATCGCCACCGCGCTGGCCGACGAGAACGTCACGTACGTGCTGTCCGCGGGCCCCAACTACGGCGCGGGCTACGGCTTCACGATGTGCTACCTGATGGAGATGCAGTGGAAGCACGGCGGCACCTACAACGCCGGTGAGTTCTTCCACGGCGCCTTCGAGGTCGTCACCGAGGACCAGCCGGTGATCCTCTTCCTCGGTGAGGACGCCACCCGCCCGATGGCCGAGCGCGCGAAGACCTTCCTGGACAAGTACACCAAGAAGGCCCACTACGTGGACTCCCGGATCTTCTCGCTGCCCGGCGTCCCCGAGGCGGTGCGCGGCGACATCACCCCGATCGCGCTGGACGTCTTCGGCACCCGGCTCGCCCGCCACTACGAGTCCGTGCGCGGCCACGACCTGGACAAGCGCCGCTACATGTTCCAGGTCGAGTACTGA
- a CDS encoding carbohydrate ABC transporter permease yields MTRRRIRHTFYVAPALALIALFVYYPIVENVRLSLFKFSVFRPGMRYVGLENYRQAFQDPVFWHALLNNVCYAVTSVVFQVGAALVLAAVLEELIGRRLRGVLRAVYFIPAAVSMTVAGLLFQFLYQPDAGLVNSALDAVGLGGLRHDWLGDTATSIWGVINMSQWQSFGYTTMLLTVAIQRIPRELYEAATVDGAGRIRTFFHVTVPMVREMTTLLIILTVSGAFLVFNEVMVMTGGGPANSSQVLGTWLYASAFTGDDMGYAAAIGTVIFLITFAAGALQLLHSRRKAVAA; encoded by the coding sequence GTGACACGACGCCGCATCCGGCATACCTTCTACGTCGCTCCCGCGCTCGCGCTGATCGCGTTGTTCGTCTACTACCCGATCGTCGAGAACGTCCGGCTCAGCCTCTTCAAGTTCAGCGTCTTCCGGCCCGGCATGCGCTACGTCGGGCTGGAGAACTACCGGCAGGCCTTCCAGGACCCGGTCTTCTGGCACGCGCTGCTCAACAACGTCTGCTACGCGGTCACCTCGGTGGTCTTCCAGGTCGGCGCGGCGCTGGTGCTCGCCGCCGTCCTGGAGGAGCTGATCGGCCGGCGGCTGCGCGGGGTGCTGCGCGCCGTCTACTTCATCCCCGCCGCCGTCTCCATGACCGTCGCGGGTCTCCTCTTCCAGTTCCTGTACCAGCCGGACGCCGGGCTGGTGAACAGCGCCCTGGACGCGGTCGGGCTCGGCGGGCTCCGGCACGACTGGCTCGGGGACACCGCCACCTCCATCTGGGGCGTCATCAACATGAGCCAGTGGCAGTCGTTCGGGTACACCACGATGCTGCTGACCGTCGCGATCCAGCGCATCCCCCGCGAGCTCTACGAGGCGGCGACCGTGGACGGCGCGGGCCGGATCCGCACGTTCTTCCACGTCACCGTGCCGATGGTGCGCGAGATGACCACCCTGTTGATCATCCTCACCGTCTCCGGGGCCTTCCTGGTCTTCAACGAGGTGATGGTGATGACCGGCGGCGGTCCCGCCAACTCCAGCCAGGTACTGGGCACCTGGCTCTACGCCAGCGCCTTCACCGGCGACGACATGGGCTACGCCGCCGCGATCGGCACGGTGATCTTCCTCATCACCTTCGCCGCCGGCGCCCTCCAGCTGCTCCACTCGCGCAGAAAGGCGGTCGCCGCATGA